One genomic window of Cupriavidus sp. P-10 includes the following:
- a CDS encoding efflux transporter outer membrane subunit, which produces MHKFSDAMKRNAPRLAAMAAALVLAGCSLAPTYKVPETPSASTFKEAEAVAAESAQWKTATPAEGQQRGEWWKLFGDADLDRLIDAANAHNQELAAAAARLKQARAFTGATEADRYPQLSVGLDPTRSQPSAASQGLPDGARVAPQTVLKARAFASYELDLFGRVASSVDAARAEERGAEDLYRSVQLALQADVAQAYFALRTLDSDRELLNATIRLREGALSLLRKRYEAGETTDLDPARAESELGTARADLAGIERRRANQEHALAVLTGVSPAQFGLATRPFDTAPVAVPAGLPSELLERRPDISAAERQMAAANARIGIARAAFFPRISLTALFGFESADLSNLFKWSSRTWMLGPLVGSTVAQTVFDGGRNRSNLVGARAAHEESVARYRQTVLSAFREVEDSLADVRWLSQQATALDSALAGAKRAQRISRSRYDAGAVDYLAVIDADRTVLQSQRDANAVAGLRAAATVSLVRSLGGGWSQRQQS; this is translated from the coding sequence ATGCACAAATTCAGCGATGCGATGAAGCGGAACGCGCCGCGGCTTGCGGCCATGGCGGCTGCACTGGTGCTGGCCGGCTGCTCGCTGGCGCCGACCTACAAGGTGCCGGAGACACCCAGCGCCTCGACCTTCAAGGAAGCCGAGGCCGTCGCGGCCGAGAGCGCGCAATGGAAGACCGCCACGCCGGCCGAAGGCCAGCAGCGCGGTGAGTGGTGGAAGCTGTTTGGCGATGCCGATCTGGACCGGCTGATCGACGCGGCCAACGCTCACAACCAGGAGCTGGCAGCGGCGGCGGCGCGCCTGAAGCAGGCGCGTGCGTTCACCGGCGCCACCGAGGCGGACCGGTACCCGCAACTGAGCGTGGGCCTGGACCCGACGCGCTCGCAGCCGTCAGCGGCCTCGCAGGGGCTGCCCGATGGCGCGCGCGTGGCGCCCCAGACGGTGCTCAAGGCGCGCGCGTTCGCCAGCTACGAGCTTGACCTGTTCGGCCGCGTGGCCAGTAGCGTGGACGCCGCGCGTGCCGAAGAGCGGGGAGCCGAGGACCTGTACCGGTCCGTGCAACTGGCGCTGCAGGCCGACGTGGCGCAGGCCTACTTCGCGCTGCGCACGCTGGACAGTGACCGCGAGTTGCTCAACGCGACGATCAGGCTGCGTGAGGGCGCGCTGTCGCTGCTGCGCAAGCGGTACGAAGCAGGGGAGACCACCGACCTGGATCCGGCCCGTGCCGAAAGCGAACTGGGCACCGCACGCGCCGACCTGGCCGGAATCGAGCGCCGCCGCGCCAACCAGGAACACGCGCTGGCCGTGCTGACCGGCGTCTCCCCCGCGCAGTTCGGGCTCGCCACCCGGCCGTTCGATACCGCTCCGGTGGCCGTGCCGGCGGGGCTGCCGTCGGAACTGCTCGAGCGCCGGCCCGATATTTCGGCGGCGGAACGCCAGATGGCGGCCGCCAATGCGCGCATCGGCATCGCCCGCGCGGCGTTTTTCCCGCGCATCTCGCTCACGGCGCTGTTCGGCTTCGAGTCGGCGGACTTGTCGAACCTGTTCAAATGGTCGTCGCGCACATGGATGCTGGGTCCGCTGGTCGGTTCTACGGTGGCGCAGACCGTGTTCGACGGTGGCCGCAACCGCTCGAACCTGGTTGGCGCCCGCGCCGCGCACGAGGAGAGCGTGGCGCGCTACCGGCAGACCGTGCTGTCGGCGTTCCGTGAGGTGGAGGACAGCCTAGCCGACGTGCGCTGGCTCAGCCAGCAGGCCACTGCGCTCGACAGCGCCCTGGCCGGCGCGAAACGGGCCCAGCGCATCTCGCGCAGCCGCTACGATGCCGGTGCCGTCGACTACCTGGCCGTGATCGACGCCGATCGCACCGTGCTGCAGTCGCAGCGCGATGCCAATGCGGTGGCAGGCTTGCGTGCCGCGGCGACGGTGTCGCTGGTGCGCAGCCTCGGCGGTGGATGGAGCCAGCGGCAGCAATCCTGA
- a CDS encoding RrF2 family transcriptional regulator has translation MSQISTGVEYSLHCLLYLTHSQSAVEEASVRDLAELQGVPHDFLAKLFTKLAKAKLVVATEGIKGGFRLARPANHITVHDVVVAIDGEKPLFDCLEIRGRCAVFNDDAPGWATRGVCSVHAVMQAAEKAMRAELKRHTLADLSQRVNDKTPASYGVQVVNWLSDRAANRRGDRAAPTRAGSRKNA, from the coding sequence ATGTCCCAAATCAGTACAGGCGTTGAATACAGCCTCCACTGCCTGCTGTACCTGACGCATTCGCAGTCGGCGGTGGAAGAAGCGAGCGTCCGTGATCTGGCTGAACTTCAGGGCGTTCCACACGACTTCCTGGCCAAGCTGTTCACCAAGCTGGCCAAGGCCAAACTGGTGGTCGCCACGGAGGGCATCAAGGGTGGATTCCGGCTCGCGCGGCCCGCCAACCACATTACCGTTCACGATGTCGTGGTTGCGATCGATGGCGAGAAGCCGCTCTTCGACTGCCTCGAGATCCGCGGCCGCTGTGCCGTCTTCAATGATGATGCACCGGGCTGGGCGACACGCGGCGTTTGCTCGGTTCACGCTGTGATGCAGGCTGCTGAGAAGGCCATGCGAGCGGAACTGAAACGGCATACCCTGGCCGACCTTTCCCAGCGCGTGAATGACAAGACGCCGGCCAGCTACGGTGTGCAGGTTGTCAACTGGCTGTCGGATCGAGCGGCCAACCGGCGGGGCGACAGGGCTGCGCCCACGCGCGCGGGTTCACGCAAGAACGCCTGA